The Paenibacillus sophorae genome has a segment encoding these proteins:
- a CDS encoding TerD family protein: MAGIHLGKGQNIDLTKGNSGLTNVIVGLGWDPAGNKGLFGSKQKNNVDCDASALLLNADGKLTKKTNLVCFHNMQSSCNSVVHSGDNLTGDDDGDDEQIRVNLDAVPSDVHRILVVVNIYDAVHRGQDFGMIKSAYIRVKNASGGAELVKYNLSDNYSGFTALISGELYRHESEWKFSAIGEGSHAAHISQLAERYV; the protein is encoded by the coding sequence TTGGCTGGAATTCATTTGGGAAAAGGCCAGAACATTGATCTGACCAAGGGAAACTCAGGTCTGACGAACGTGATCGTCGGTCTGGGTTGGGACCCTGCCGGGAACAAGGGATTGTTCGGCTCCAAGCAGAAGAACAATGTCGACTGCGACGCCTCGGCTCTGCTGCTGAACGCTGACGGGAAATTGACGAAAAAGACCAATCTGGTCTGCTTCCATAACATGCAAAGCTCCTGTAATTCGGTCGTTCATTCCGGCGATAATCTGACGGGGGATGATGACGGGGATGATGAGCAAATCAGGGTGAACCTGGACGCGGTCCCATCTGATGTGCATCGGATTCTGGTTGTCGTCAACATCTACGATGCCGTGCACCGCGGACAGGATTTCGGCATGATCAAGTCGGCGTATATCCGTGTGAAGAATGCTTCGGGCGGCGCCGAGCTGGTCAAGTATAACTTGTCGGACAACTACTCCGGGTTCACCGCCCTGATCAGCGGAGAACTGTACAGGCACGAATCGGAATGGAAATTTTCGGCGATCGGCGAAGGCAGCCATGCGGCGCATATCAGTCAATTGGCTGAGCGGTATGTATAA
- a CDS encoding amino acid ABC transporter permease: protein MDFNFDIIWGYFPLFLRGTLYTIGFSIASIILGSILGLGIGFGRMLKSPLWRWPFDAYVNIFRGTPLYVQILIVHFGVVPFFYGSTNALISGVVALSLNSAAYAGEIFRAGIQSVDSGQREAALSLGMTRGQSMRFVVLPQAIKRMVPAFGNEFIVLVKDSSLLALVAAPEIMYWGNTMKGQYMRIWEPYLTAAVIYFILTYSLNKLLGYIERRM, encoded by the coding sequence ATGGATTTCAATTTCGACATCATTTGGGGGTACTTTCCATTATTTTTACGGGGAACCTTGTACACGATCGGTTTTTCAATCGCCTCCATTATACTTGGGTCCATCCTCGGGCTGGGTATCGGATTCGGCAGAATGCTGAAGAGTCCGCTTTGGCGCTGGCCTTTTGACGCTTATGTCAATATCTTTCGGGGCACTCCGCTGTACGTGCAGATTCTGATCGTGCATTTCGGGGTGGTGCCTTTCTTTTACGGAAGCACGAACGCGCTGATTTCCGGTGTTGTCGCGCTGTCGCTCAATTCGGCGGCCTATGCGGGGGAAATCTTCCGGGCAGGCATTCAGTCGGTCGATTCCGGTCAGCGGGAGGCGGCGTTGTCGCTGGGCATGACCAGAGGGCAGTCGATGCGGTTCGTGGTGCTGCCGCAGGCCATCAAGCGGATGGTGCCGGCTTTCGGCAATGAGTTCATCGTACTGGTCAAGGACTCTTCGCTGCTGGCGCTCGTCGCGGCGCCGGAAATCATGTACTGGGGCAATACGATGAAAGGCCAGTATATGCGGATTTGGGAGCCGTATTTGACGGCGGCGGTTATTTATTTTATTCTCACCTATTCGCTGAACAAGTTGCTCGGCTATATCGAACGGAGGATGTAA
- a CDS encoding amino acid ABC transporter ATP-binding protein, which translates to MISVRHLRKSFGSHTVLGDVSIDINSREVVVVIGPSGSGKSTFLRCLNLLEQPQGGDIVIEGVSLMDKKTRINEIRTEVGMVFQQFNLFPHKKVIENIMLAPVQVRKWPEEQARQKALELLNKVGLAEKAEVYPTSLSGGQAQRVAIARALAMEPKIMLFDEPTSALDPEMVGEVLAVMKDLAREGMTMVVVTHEMGFAREVGDRVLFMEQGAIVEEGPPEALFGNPKHVRTREFLSKVL; encoded by the coding sequence ATTATTTCAGTCAGACATCTTCGCAAGTCGTTTGGAAGCCATACGGTGCTGGGCGATGTTAGTATCGACATTAACAGCCGGGAGGTAGTCGTCGTAATCGGGCCTTCGGGCTCGGGCAAATCCACCTTTCTCCGCTGTCTGAACTTGCTGGAGCAGCCGCAGGGAGGCGACATCGTTATCGAGGGCGTTAGCCTGATGGACAAGAAGACGCGGATCAACGAGATCCGCACCGAGGTCGGGATGGTATTCCAGCAATTCAACCTGTTTCCACACAAAAAAGTGATCGAGAATATTATGCTGGCGCCGGTTCAGGTTCGCAAATGGCCGGAGGAGCAGGCCCGTCAAAAGGCACTTGAGCTGCTGAATAAGGTTGGGCTCGCCGAAAAGGCCGAGGTATATCCTACTTCGCTGTCCGGAGGACAGGCCCAGCGCGTAGCCATTGCCAGGGCGCTGGCCATGGAACCGAAAATTATGCTGTTCGATGAGCCGACTTCAGCGCTCGATCCCGAGATGGTCGGCGAGGTGCTGGCCGTCATGAAGGATCTGGCCCGCGAAGGGATGACGATGGTCGTCGTCACGCATGAGATGGGCTTTGCGCGCGAGGTAGGCGACCGGGTGCTGTTCATGGAGCAGGGCGCTATTGTGGAAGAAGGGCCGCCGGAGGCACTGTTCGGAAATCCGAAGCATGTGCGGACCCGGGAATTTTTGTCGAAGGTACTGTAG
- a CDS encoding cupin, which produces MGKPELEFTDYRQFAQVPFSKVEGLSERVIAQDPESGVATRILIFEPGTDTTPNGVQIHDFWEELYIIEGSIIDLTLNQEFTAGMVACRPPGMKHGPWISPTGCKTFEVRYYSR; this is translated from the coding sequence ATGGGAAAACCGGAACTGGAATTTACCGATTATCGTCAATTTGCGCAAGTACCTTTTAGCAAGGTGGAAGGCTTATCAGAAAGAGTCATCGCCCAAGATCCGGAATCGGGTGTCGCGACGCGGATCCTCATCTTTGAGCCAGGGACCGATACGACGCCTAACGGGGTACAGATCCATGATTTTTGGGAGGAATTGTATATCATTGAAGGTTCAATAATCGACTTGACTCTAAATCAGGAGTTTACTGCGGGTATGGTGGCTTGCCGACCGCCCGGTATGAAGCACGGTCCTTGGATATCGCCGACTGGCTGTAAAACATTCGAAGTTCGTTATTATTCCAGATAG
- a CDS encoding basic amino acid ABC transporter substrate-binding protein, giving the protein METRKGTKTRNKWILSALIAILVLAIAGCGSDNANNASSASNAGSTNSGGSAAETVVKFASDASYAPMEYMDKDTIKGFDIDFIAAVMEEAGMKYEVVNTGWDTMLESVKQGTEYQAGLSSVSITDDRQQTYDFSVPYFESTNMIMVKEGSDIKSALDLKDKTVAVQTATTADELMSKIMGVGNTKLKRFDSNTVAMMELDNGGADAVVADIAIVREYIKNNPKMKLVGITDTPNFGSEFYGILYPKGSELKAKLDPAIQKVIENGKYEEIYKKWFGEAPDLTNLKNAQ; this is encoded by the coding sequence GTGGAGACTAGAAAAGGGACGAAGACCAGAAATAAATGGATTTTGTCAGCTTTAATCGCAATCTTGGTATTGGCTATTGCGGGCTGCGGATCGGATAATGCAAATAATGCAAGCAGCGCAAGTAATGCAGGCAGCACAAACTCCGGCGGCAGCGCCGCAGAAACAGTCGTTAAGTTCGCGAGTGACGCTTCTTATGCGCCGATGGAATACATGGACAAGGATACGATTAAGGGCTTCGACATCGACTTTATCGCTGCGGTCATGGAAGAAGCAGGAATGAAATACGAAGTGGTGAACACCGGTTGGGATACGATGCTTGAGAGCGTGAAGCAGGGTACGGAATATCAGGCAGGCCTGTCTTCGGTGTCCATTACCGACGACCGCCAGCAGACCTACGATTTCTCTGTTCCTTATTTTGAATCGACAAATATGATTATGGTCAAGGAAGGCAGCGACATCAAGAGTGCGCTGGACCTGAAAGATAAGACGGTTGCCGTACAGACCGCCACTACCGCCGATGAACTGATGAGCAAGATTATGGGCGTGGGCAACACGAAGCTGAAGCGCTTTGACAGCAATACGGTAGCGATGATGGAACTGGACAACGGCGGAGCGGATGCGGTTGTAGCCGATATCGCGATCGTTCGCGAGTACATCAAGAACAATCCTAAAATGAAGCTGGTTGGCATCACGGATACGCCGAATTTCGGCTCCGAGTTTTACGGGATTCTGTATCCGAAGGGCAGCGAGCTGAAAGCGAAGCTGGACCCTGCGATCCAAAAGGTAATTGAGAACGGCAAGTACGAGGAAATCTACAAGAAATGGTTCGGAGAAGCTCCCGACTTGACTAATTTGAAGAATGCGCAGTAA
- a CDS encoding carbohydrate ABC transporter permease — MSVTYFRKFFLIELMLLLILVLFLSPFYLVLANSFKTFAEITQNAATLPTSFHWENFSIAWKSINLPIAFRNTIVITLLGSIGITLISAMGSYRIARHESRVNRFLFGMCIASMAVPFQAVMIPLIKVAKWFQLMNNILGIVVVYWGLGVSFAVILFHGFIKSIPIELEESARIDGCGPYRVYWKIVFPLLKPMVVTVILINSFSIWNDFLLPNIMLRKPGYGTIQLAVSTFFGEREKDWNTALAALVITSAPLLLFFLFLQRYIIDGITAGSVKG, encoded by the coding sequence ATGAGTGTCACTTATTTCCGCAAATTTTTCCTAATAGAACTAATGCTACTGCTTATTCTTGTCCTATTTCTCTCTCCCTTCTACCTTGTGTTAGCTAATTCTTTCAAGACTTTCGCCGAAATTACCCAAAACGCTGCGACCCTTCCAACTAGTTTTCATTGGGAAAACTTTTCAATAGCTTGGAAATCTATTAATCTTCCGATTGCATTTCGAAATACGATTGTTATCACATTGTTAGGATCAATAGGGATTACCTTGATCTCGGCAATGGGTTCATACCGAATCGCACGTCATGAATCTCGGGTGAATAGATTTTTATTTGGAATGTGTATAGCTTCAATGGCTGTTCCGTTTCAAGCGGTAATGATCCCTTTGATCAAGGTCGCGAAATGGTTTCAATTAATGAACAACATTCTAGGAATTGTTGTTGTATATTGGGGGCTCGGAGTTTCTTTTGCTGTAATATTATTTCACGGATTTATTAAATCCATTCCAATAGAGCTTGAGGAATCGGCACGAATAGACGGTTGCGGCCCGTACCGAGTATATTGGAAAATTGTATTTCCTTTACTGAAACCGATGGTTGTAACGGTTATTTTGATTAATTCATTTTCGATATGGAATGATTTTCTGCTTCCAAACATTATGTTGCGGAAACCGGGTTACGGCACTATACAACTGGCAGTAAGTACCTTTTTTGGTGAAAGGGAAAAAGATTGGAACACTGCATTGGCTGCTTTAGTCATAACTTCTGCTCCACTTTTATTATTCTTCCTCTTCCTACAGCGTTATATCATTGATGGGATTACAGCCGGCTCTGTAAAAGGGTAA
- a CDS encoding extracellular solute-binding protein, whose amino-acid sequence MKQIWSVVCTVIILGTLLSACSSSGNQSKTDQAANGDGSNKQKEVTIKVVEYKNLEGYKDIAREFEKQNPGVKVEFSYINSVDFDPTMKARYAAGDMPDIFNNWNVDVWKDFYEDLSDQPWVGDLFEGTKGFVTRDGKLLGMPYIIEGAGLVYNKELFEKAGITATPKTFTELKAIAQKLEDSGTQPFVNSYGEPLFQLGAHFFNNAMDRVDNPVQFIEDLRNGKAHLVGNPLFERMLDVLRFSAEHGNHKDLTTDGNTQANDLVNGKAAMALQGNWIQDNVNKSNPGLKMGIMPYPFTDDINLNDKINMQIYSLAVYNKSPNKEIAKKFLNFLVTSDIGKKTLVEVFHQVPAMKTIKPTEQFVGPINMDLLSYLEQGKVVPVAFWDYFPIATDIGQVLQKFVAKKASSTQTLEEIETLFKNWR is encoded by the coding sequence ATGAAACAGATTTGGTCGGTTGTTTGTACGGTAATAATACTGGGAACGTTACTGTCGGCATGTTCTTCTAGTGGAAATCAATCAAAAACAGATCAAGCAGCAAATGGTGATGGATCCAATAAACAAAAAGAAGTAACGATTAAAGTGGTTGAGTATAAGAATCTTGAAGGATACAAAGATATAGCCAGGGAATTTGAGAAACAGAACCCTGGAGTTAAAGTTGAGTTCTCGTATATTAATTCAGTCGACTTTGATCCAACTATGAAAGCAAGATACGCTGCCGGAGATATGCCTGATATTTTCAATAACTGGAATGTAGATGTCTGGAAAGACTTTTATGAGGATTTGTCCGACCAACCGTGGGTGGGTGATTTATTTGAAGGTACGAAAGGATTTGTCACGAGGGATGGCAAGTTGTTAGGGATGCCCTATATTATTGAAGGGGCTGGGCTGGTTTATAATAAAGAGCTCTTTGAAAAAGCAGGTATTACAGCAACACCGAAGACGTTCACAGAGCTTAAAGCTATTGCACAAAAGCTCGAGGATTCTGGAACCCAGCCGTTTGTTAACTCTTATGGAGAACCATTATTTCAGTTGGGAGCACATTTTTTTAATAATGCTATGGATAGAGTAGATAATCCCGTTCAGTTTATTGAAGACCTTAGGAATGGCAAGGCACATCTTGTTGGTAACCCCTTATTTGAAAGAATGCTTGATGTTTTACGTTTTTCGGCTGAACATGGAAACCATAAAGATTTAACAACTGACGGAAATACACAGGCAAATGATCTCGTAAATGGAAAGGCTGCGATGGCTTTACAAGGGAATTGGATTCAAGACAATGTTAATAAATCAAATCCGGGATTAAAAATGGGAATCATGCCATACCCATTTACGGATGATATCAATTTAAATGACAAAATAAACATGCAAATTTATTCACTAGCGGTATACAACAAATCTCCGAATAAAGAAATTGCCAAAAAATTCTTAAATTTCCTTGTAACCTCAGATATAGGGAAGAAAACTCTCGTTGAAGTTTTTCATCAAGTTCCAGCCATGAAAACGATCAAACCCACAGAGCAATTCGTTGGTCCCATCAATATGGATTTATTATCTTATCTTGAACAAGGAAAAGTCGTGCCAGTGGCATTTTGGGACTACTTTCCTATAGCAACCGATATCGGTCAAGTATTACAGAAGTTTGTTGCAAAGAAAGCTAGCTCTACTCAAACTTTAGAGGAAATTGAAACTTTGTTTAAAAACTGGAGATAA
- a CDS encoding carbohydrate ABC transporter permease yields the protein MNRVWSSSIMQQIVFMGPFVVLFILITAIPFTFGIYYSFTDWNGLSDKLPWVGIDNYKFIFTNDTAFIHSLWFTIRFTIVSVILCNVIGFIIAYFLSKPLKSRNVLRTLFFMPNVIGGIILGFIWLFIYTQGFSTIGEYTGIAFFNLPWLGTETTAFWALVIVFVWQGVGYIMVYYIAGLANVPQDLIEAATIDGAKTLQILRNIIFPMIMPSITVCIFISTVASFKSFDLNYSLTKGGPFLSTESVAMNIYTEAFAKNNMGLGAAKAIVFFFIVMIISIIQVYLTKKREVQV from the coding sequence ATGAACAGAGTTTGGTCATCAAGTATAATGCAACAAATTGTATTTATGGGCCCTTTTGTTGTTTTGTTCATTTTGATCACGGCCATTCCTTTTACTTTTGGTATCTATTATTCATTTACGGATTGGAACGGTTTGTCGGATAAGCTGCCTTGGGTTGGAATTGACAACTATAAATTTATCTTCACAAATGATACAGCGTTCATACATTCACTCTGGTTTACGATTCGTTTTACAATTGTGTCAGTTATTTTATGCAATGTAATCGGGTTCATAATAGCATACTTTTTATCGAAGCCTTTAAAGAGCAGAAATGTACTGCGCACATTATTTTTTATGCCTAACGTAATTGGTGGAATAATACTTGGTTTCATATGGCTATTTATATATACTCAGGGGTTCTCTACTATCGGTGAGTATACTGGCATTGCTTTTTTTAATCTACCATGGCTAGGTACTGAAACAACCGCTTTTTGGGCGCTGGTCATCGTGTTTGTCTGGCAGGGAGTCGGTTATATTATGGTTTATTATATTGCAGGTCTTGCAAATGTACCGCAAGATTTGATCGAGGCAGCTACGATTGACGGAGCTAAAACCCTACAGATTCTGCGCAATATAATTTTCCCAATGATCATGCCATCCATTACAGTTTGTATTTTTATTTCTACTGTCGCTTCCTTCAAATCATTTGATTTAAACTATTCCCTTACAAAAGGAGGTCCTTTTCTTTCTACCGAATCAGTTGCTATGAACATCTATACTGAGGCATTTGCAAAAAATAATATGGGCCTGGGTGCTGCAAAAGCCATTGTTTTCTTTTTTATAGTCATGATTATTTCAATTATTCAAGTATATCTTACGAAGAAGCGGGAGGTGCAAGTGTGA
- a CDS encoding alpha/beta hydrolase, translated as MALMECKFFSRKLMLQTSMFVYIPTPTMDDENFGRLQQYFEEGKKYPTLYLLHGLSDDHSAWLRNTSIERYAEAKKIAIVMPAADHSFYTDMAYGKPYYSYFSEELPQIARMLFPLSSKREDNFVAGLSMGGYGAFKLALSSPDKYAAAASLSGALNLYKVANSLAQKVHKGSPTLLPLHQVAMNAFGNMGELSGTEHDLNYLAERVKESNTEIPKLYQCCGTEDYVYEVNEDFKDFTKKIGLDLTYEEGPGGHDWSYWDTQIQRVLQWLPVKS; from the coding sequence TTGGCTTTGATGGAATGTAAGTTTTTTTCTAGGAAATTAATGTTACAAACTTCTATGTTCGTCTATATTCCTACTCCGACAATGGATGATGAAAATTTCGGGAGACTACAGCAATATTTTGAAGAAGGTAAGAAGTATCCTACTCTGTATTTACTCCATGGCTTGTCCGATGACCACAGTGCCTGGTTGAGAAATACCTCGATTGAACGATATGCTGAGGCAAAAAAAATCGCGATTGTGATGCCGGCAGCAGATCATAGTTTTTATACGGATATGGCCTATGGTAAACCTTACTATAGCTATTTCAGCGAAGAGCTGCCACAGATAGCAAGAATGTTGTTTCCTCTTTCCAGCAAGCGAGAAGATAATTTTGTTGCCGGATTATCAATGGGAGGATACGGAGCATTCAAGCTTGCACTCAGCAGCCCGGATAAATACGCTGCCGCTGCAAGCCTATCTGGAGCACTTAATCTATATAAGGTCGCTAACAGCTTAGCCCAGAAGGTGCATAAAGGAAGTCCTACTCTGCTGCCTTTGCATCAAGTTGCTATGAATGCATTTGGAAATATGGGAGAACTGAGTGGAACGGAGCACGATCTGAATTACCTTGCAGAGAGAGTCAAAGAATCCAATACAGAAATTCCTAAACTCTATCAGTGCTGTGGAACAGAAGATTATGTTTATGAAGTTAACGAGGATTTCAAAGATTTTACCAAAAAGATTGGACTCGATTTAACTTACGAAGAAGGTCCCGGAGGGCATGATTGGAGTTACTGGGACACCCAAATTCAGAGAGTTTTGCAATGGCTTCCAGTTAAATCATAA